The stretch of DNA GAGAAGGCCCTCTTCGCCATCCAGCTCAAGAAGAGTGATAATGCTGAGCTCTCCATCAAGCTTTAGTCCATTTTTAAATTTTGAGAACTTCAATTTCTCAATCTTTATAAATGGTTGAGAACTGCGAATTCTCACGTTTTAAAAATAAAAGATCACTCCCCCACAACCTGCACCACGACTCTCCTGTGCCTCGGCCTGACGTCCAGCTCCACGAAGAAAATCTGCTGCCACGTTCCCCTTATAAGGCGACCATCTATAACCGGGAAGCACTCGCTCGCGCCCAGCAGAGTGGCCCTCAGGTGACTGTGGGCGTTGTCGTCAATCCTGTCGTGGAGGTAGCCGGCACCTTTTGGTATCAGCTCCATCAACGCCCTCTTAAAGTCTTCTAAGAGGCCCGACTCGTGCTCTATCGTGACTATCGCACCCGTTGCCCCAG from Thermococcus sp. MV5 encodes:
- a CDS encoding secondary thiamine-phosphate synthase enzyme YjbQ, producing GATGAIVTIEHESGLLEDFKRALMELIPKGAGYLHDRIDDNAHSHLRATLLGASECFPVIDGRLIRGTWQQIFFVELDVRPRHRRVVVQVVGE